From Gemmatimonadales bacterium, a single genomic window includes:
- a CDS encoding DUF58 domain-containing protein: MTGFDTISGHARLDLLDPLEAARLGGLELVADGVVEGFLAGLHRSPRRGFSVEFAEHRMYQPGDELRYVDWKVLGRSDRLYVKQFEEETNLRAMVVCDASRSMAWTGDAAATLPKLAYAQRLIAALTLVLLRQRDATGLIVFDEAVRSITPPRARLAHWRQLLATLSALDAGGGTAAEPALRRVVEQLRRRGLVVFVSDLLLDRALALKALRFLRHRGHRVIVLHVMDPAEVTLSGPAEARFEDPETRAAVVLRPRDWAAVYRETVAGVIAEWRLACRRHGIAYHAVRTDTPFGTVLRRIAAQPA, encoded by the coding sequence ATGACTGGGTTCGATACCATTTCCGGGCACGCGCGCCTGGATCTCCTCGATCCGCTCGAAGCAGCACGCCTTGGCGGCCTGGAGCTCGTGGCCGACGGAGTCGTCGAAGGCTTTCTCGCCGGGCTGCACCGCTCACCGCGCCGCGGGTTTTCGGTCGAATTCGCCGAGCATCGGATGTACCAACCGGGCGACGAACTGCGCTACGTCGACTGGAAGGTGCTCGGCCGGAGCGATCGGCTCTACGTGAAGCAGTTCGAGGAAGAGACCAACCTGCGCGCGATGGTCGTCTGTGACGCGAGCCGCTCCATGGCCTGGACCGGCGACGCCGCCGCGACGCTGCCCAAGCTCGCCTATGCCCAGCGGCTCATCGCCGCGCTCACGCTGGTGCTCCTCCGCCAGCGCGACGCGACCGGGCTCATTGTCTTCGACGAGGCGGTGCGGTCCATCACGCCGCCACGCGCGCGCCTCGCGCACTGGCGCCAGTTGCTGGCGACGCTCTCGGCGCTCGACGCAGGCGGGGGCACGGCGGCCGAGCCCGCGCTCCGGCGCGTGGTGGAGCAGCTCAGGCGCCGGGGGCTCGTGGTCTTCGTCTCCGACCTGCTGCTCGACCGCGCGCTCGCGCTCAAGGCGCTGCGCTTTCTCCGCCACCGCGGCCACCGGGTCATCGTGCTCCACGTGATGGACCCGGCCGAGGTGACGCTTTCGGGTCCGGCCGAAGCGCGGTTCGAAGATCCGGAGACGCGGGCCGCGGTCGTGCTCCGTCCCCGCGACTGGGCCGCTGTGTATCGCGAGACCGTCGCGGGCGTCATCGCCGAGTGGCGCCTCGCCTGCCGGCGCCACGGTATCGCGTACCACGCGGTGCGCACCGACACGCCGTTCGGCACGGTGCTCCGCCGAATCGCGGCGCAGCCGGCGTGA